The following nucleotide sequence is from Cytophagia bacterium CHB2.
TTTTGCTTGACCTGCGCCAAATAGGATTTGAGCAAGTCATAGTCATAGCCCTCGGCCTTGCGTGGAATCGGGCCAAACGTGAACGTCGGGCTTTTCAATTCAATGCCGCCGGCGCGAATAGCAAGCAAATTCAGCACGGCCGGTTTGCGCTCTTGCGCTTGCTGCTGTTGCGCCGTGCGCGCGGTGTTTTGCAGCTCCGGCAGGGAAATATCCAAAACCGCCAACTCGACGAACGTTGCCGTGACCAGCAGAAAGGGAACCAGAATCAAAAACAAATTCATCACCGGCATGATGTCGAGATCCGCGCCGGTCTTGTGCTTGCGCCCGACGGTTGCTTTCAAGTTCATTTCGTCACCTTGACACGATTCAGGCGCTGAAAAATACGCGCTGCGTTTTCGTTGATTTCATCCGTAATCGCGGTGATGCGCTCGTTCAGCATCGAATAGAAAACCAGCGTGGGAATGGCGACAATCAAGCCGAATGCCGTGGTGTTCATGGCAACCGCGATACCGGAAGCCAGCAAGGCTGCCTTTTGGGAGGCATCGGCATTCGTGACTGCAGCAAAGGAATCGATCAGGCCGAAAATCGTGCCGAGCAGGCCGAGCAACGTCGCAATGTTCGCCAACAACGAGAGATACGACGTCCGCTT
It contains:
- a CDS encoding biopolymer transporter ExbD, with product MNLKATVGRKHKTGADLDIMPVMNLFLILVPFLLVTATFVELAVLDISLPELQNTARTAQQQQAQERKPAVLNLLAIRAGGIELKSPTFTFGPIPRKAEGYDYDLLKSYLAQVKQKFPDASDVVISPEDNIRYQVVIDVMDNCRVAGFPNVSISG